The following is a genomic window from bacterium.
CTATCGCCTTCATAGCTCACCAAAATAATAGAAAAACCTGTTTTGTCCTTTTCTGATTCAATAACCATTGAATTATCAACGTTTCTTTCTTCAAATCTTTGCAAAACAGCTTTAGAAATTATGTCATTACCTGTTTTTACTATAATTCCCGTTTGTAAACCGAGATTTGCAAGATTTACCGCCGCATTTGAAGCCCCGCCTCCAATGTCATAAGCAAGTTTATCAAGTTCAATTTTGGCTCCGTAATCAAAGCATAAATAGCCTTGTTTCGAGGAAACCGTTTCTATATTAAGAATTTTTGCTTCGTCTGATTCAACAAAAATATCCTGAGTTGCTCCGCCAATTGTTATAATATCGTACATTTTTCTTACCCCGTACGTTAATTTAAATTCGTGATTAGTTCTTTTGCAAAAGCACTATAGCTTTTAGCAATGATGTTTTTCAGTATAATACAAAAAATATTTTAAAAATAATTTAATATTTGCGTCATTTAATTTTTTCAGGTCTAATATATATAAATATAGAGGTTCTGATTTATGATAATAACATCTTTAAATACAGTTAATTTAAATATTCCTGCTAAAAAAAATTCAAAAATATCTACACCTGTTTCGTTTAATGGAATTGTAAGACCTTCAAAACTTTTTAAGACACAAGGAAGTTTGTATAATAAATTTCATGTGTTTTGGGTTGATGTAAAAAGAAATTATAATGTTTATGATTTCGATAATGCCGGAAAAATAAAAAATAATTCTTTATTAAAACTTCCAATTATTCAAGAAGCTTTTGATTTTTGTGAATTGAAACTGAAAAATGTGCAAAAAGTCTCCGATAAGTATTTTCGAGGCGGAGTTATAACTTGTGAATATGATATTTTAAGGCTAAAGAGAAAAGGCGTTACAGATATAATTAACCTTCTTGAAACCCAAAAATTCAATCCTAAATTAGCTGATTTTGCTGAAAAACAAGGAATGAAATACCATAGAATTGCGCTTAGACCTCCTTATGGAATACCAAATGAGCAGCAAATAGAACAATTTTCTAAAATTATAAGTAAAGCCAGAGGCGCAATTTATATTCACTGTCTGCATGGCAAAGACAGAACAGGTGTGATGACATTTATATACGAAATGGATAATCTCAAAAAAAATGCAGAACCTGTAATTAAAAACATGGTAAAAAATGGATTACATGTAAAAAAGAATCCTTTTATAATTAAATTTTTAGAACAAAGATACCCGACAGCTTTTGATAAACTTAATAAATTAACAACTTAATTACTTATTAAAAATGTTTTACTCTCAGAAATTAAAAAATAGTAATCTATATAAATCATCGATTTTAGATGATGAAAATTTGATTCATGCGTTTACAACGAGAATCGGAGGAAAAACCCCTTCACCGCTTGAATCTTTTAGTATGGGGACGGCAGCAAATCCAGAACTCCTTTCTTATGTTGAAGAAAATCGCAAAAAAATCTGTGAAATTATTGGCTTGAAGTATGAAAACCTGATTATTCCCGAACAAAAACATACTGATAATATAAAAATAGTATCTTCTTCCGATGATGATGTTTCAAATTGTGACGGGCTGATTACAGAAGTGCCTGAGCTTGTCTTAATGCTGCTTTTTGCAGATTGCGTTCCCGTTATAATTTATGCGCCTGATAAAAAGGTTATTTCTGTTGTCCATGCCGGTTGGAGGGGAACAGCAAAATCTATTGTCAAAAAAACTGTTAATATTTTAGATACCGAATTTAATGCTGATATCAAAAAAATAAAAGCCATAATAGCTCCGTCTATTGGTCAATGCTGTTATCCTGTTTCGAAAGAAGTTTCTGATGAGTTAAAAATTACAATTACGAAAGATTGTGATAACATATTTGCAAGAAATATGGATAATATAAATATTGTCAATGTTGACCTGAAAAAACTTAATGCCCGACAGTTAGAGGAGGCAGGAGTAATAAATATTGATAAGTCAGATAATTGTACATGTTGCATGAATTCAGTATTTTATTCTTATAGAGCAGAAAATGGCAAAACAGGCAGGCATGCAGCTATTGCAAGTCTAAAAAAATAAAATTTTTAAATTAATAAAAAATATAAAAAGGAGAAAATATGCCCGTACAAGAGCAAACATCCGATAAAATTTTTAAATTTAACGAGGATTTAAGCAAATTTATTCAGGAAGACGAACAGGTTCGCAATGAACTTAATGAATACGCAAAAACCTTTAAAAACGGCTTAAGCAGAGATTCGCTTGCTTCTTTTATGTTTGATAAAACTCTTGAAAACGGTCAAAAAGTAATTGATGTCTATATTAAAAAAAATAAAGATTTATCTGCCGAGGATAAAAAAGTTTTAAAAGAATTCAAAAATTCCGTTAATTCTATTTTTGAGATCAAAAAAGTTCTTAAAGACGGCTTTGAAATGTACAATATGGTTAATGAAAAAGATTACACCGTAAAAAGCCTTATAAAAATGGTGAGCTACAGAGGCGTAGTTCAAGGGAATTATCTTACATGCAGGCTGATTCCCTTTGAAAAAGAGTATTACCTGCTTGTTTTAAACAGTATTTTAAGAACAGTGGACAGGCAGCAGGCATTCAAAATTGCTGTATCAATGCAAATTGATGATCCTGAATTATTATATAAAGATAACAATAAAAAGCTTAAACAGCTTGAAAAAATGGTTAAAGAACTTAACGGAAAGTTTACGGAATTTTTCCAAAAAGATGAAATTATTACTGTAAATAAAAATATAGATCAACTGCTCGGAGCGTTTAACGACTTTTGCGAAGAAGGAACAAAAGACGAAAATTTGGAAGATATTATTTTGCTTCCCGAAGATTATTCGTACTTTCAAATACAATCTGATGTTGACCCTTTTGATTTGACAGCAAACGCAGCCGCTAAAGATAAATATGATGTGGGAATAGTTTTTGATCCTGAACTGGGGATTCAAGTGCTTCCTTTTTATGGTACTTTCAGGCAAATTTTTGAAACAGAGGATTATAAATCGATAAAAGGCTACAAAGAATGCATTTCTGATTACTTTAATAATGGAAAAGTTCCTCCTTCTGTAATAAAAAAACTTTATGACGAATTTGGAGAAAAATTTCTGAAAATTGTTCACGAAGCTTTTGAATTAAAAGAAGAAAAGACGATTGACGAACTTTTGCATAAATATAAACAATCTTTCTTTGAATCCAGAAAGTTTTCATCAACAACAGTTCTTTATGCATCGGAAGCTTTTAGCAGTTTAATGGCTTCTTCTATGGAAATGCAGCATGAGTTGTCGGTAAGCTCTTCTAAAGTCGGAAGAAACGATCCTTGTACCTGCGGCAGCGGCAAAAAATTCAAAAAATGCTGCATGTAAAGTGAGAACGTTTAAACATAAATGGTGAATTAATTTTTTATTCTTCCGGCGGTTGAAATTGCGCGGAAATCAAGCGTTTATTTAATTCCATTAATGCTTTAACCCGAATACTATCGTATTCGCCGCTTTTTTTGTCAGATTGTTTTTTTATTCTTGAAAGCGAAACAAGATCATTTATAAAAAGTCCGCTTATTCCGATAAGACCTGCAATAGCCGCTATTTTAGTAAATTTAGCATTTTTGTTTGCAAATCCGGATATTTTCTGTCCTGTCAAACTACTGTTTAAATCTTGACGGATTGCCTGTTTGAAATCAGAAAGAGGCTTATATCTGTTAATAACTTTACTAATACCTGTTTTAATAGCTAAATATCCTGCTATTCCTACTGTAGAAACTGCTATTGAGCTTATTAATGAAGCTGTTGCAGGATGTTCCTGAGTAAAATTCCTGTATTTTTCATTTTGATTTAATTTTTTTGATAAAGCATCTGTAATTTTTATAAAGATACCCCATTCAAAAGCCCTGCTTATTCCCGTAAAAACTTTGTCCCCAAAATCACCGTGAGTTAAGGCTGCATTGAGCAAAGTGTCAACAATAGGAATAGCCTGAGATGTTTTTTTCTCAACTTTTCGCATGGGATCGTTTACAAAGTTTTGTGATTCATTGTTTATTGCAGTTGTTTTAATATATTTGTCATCAATATTTGCCAGCCTGTATAAATCAGCATTGGAAAGATTTTCCATATTTAGCTGACGATCCGATTGAAAAGAGATTGTATTGTTTTGCTGTCTAATATTTGAAATCATATTTTTTTACTCGCTTATATTTTCCTGTTATATAATTTAAATAATTCTAAGCCTATAAAACTCCTAAATATATAAAATTGATAATAAATTGACAAAATATTACAAAAAATTAATAAAGGAAATTTAATTTATGAATACAAATAAAAATTATAATATTTTTAAAAACCTTATTCTATACACTTTTATAATTTTACTGGGTATAATTTTTTATAAACTTCAATTTATTGTTATATTATTTTTCGCGGCATTCATAGTTGCCAGCGCTATTGACCCGTTGATAAATTTTTTAAGTAAAAAAATGCCCCGTCATGCTGCTGTTGTAATAGTTGCAGTAATAGGTTTGATTCTAATAGCATTATTTTTAGTTCCGTTTATAAATATTTTAATGTTTCAAACTTTATCTTTCCTCAAAAAAGCTCCTGTTTACTCGGCAAAATTAATTGCTTTTACCTCCCAAACAAAAGACACGGGAATAATAGAAACTTTAAACTTTTTAGGGTTGGGTAAATGGGTAGAATATGCAAAGCATATTGGCGTTTTGCCAAGTATGACGCAAATAATGACATTTGCTTCAAAGCTTGGACAAAATATCTTATCAAGCTCAATCGATATGACAAAAAACTTTTTATCTTCAATAATGTTTGTTTTTACAATGGCAATGCTGACTTTGTTTATGCTTGTCGATAAAAAATATTTAAAAAGCAAGATTTTGAGCTTTTTTCCCGAAGAAACAAAAGAAAGAACCACAGAGATATTGCGCATGATTTCTAAAAAAGTCGGCGGCTATGTAATAAGTCAGGTAATAGTTATTTCAGCTGTGTTTATTCTTGTAAGCCTAGGACTTTTTCTTATAAAAGTCGAATTTGCGCTAATTCTTGGAGTTATTGCAGCAATACTGGAGCTTATTCCTGTTATTGGACCAATAATCACGATTGTTTTAATAGGTCTTGTCGCACTGGCTCAAAAGCCTGTTCTTGCTATATTTGCGCTAGTTGTATACGGCGTTATTCAATGGCTTATAGATAATGTAATCAGACCGTTTGTTGTATCCAAATTTCTTAAAATGCATCCGCTTACATTTATATTTTCGCTTCTTGCCGGAGCAACATTCTTTGGGGTGGCGGGTTTACTACTTGCACCACCGGCAGTTGCTACTATTTGCGTGCTTATAGATGAACTTTATTTGAACAATGTTGATGCATAATAAAATTTTATTTTATCTAAAATCTTCGGGAAGATAAAAATTATTATTTCTTAGAGCAAGCCGTACTTCTTCATAAGTATAATCTTTGCAGTTGCACTTTTGCTGGTACATCGAAATTACCATTAAAACATCATCAACAGAAAGCTTTATCATTCTTCTTCCGTTAGTATTGTCAATTATTAACGCCATTTTTTGACCTCAAAAATATTTTTATCTATTTAAAAACCTTATCGGTATTTTTATAGAAAAACTTTAATAAAAATAGTAAGAAACCAGTGTTATTATTGATGTTCAGACTTGTATTGGATTTTATAATAATATATGAATCAGGATTATAGCAAATTGCAATCTATCAATTAAAAACATAAAGAGGTCATTCTGAGCGACTATTGTGATTTGAGAAAGAAATTAAGAAAAGGAACAAAAAATCTTTAATTCTGTCAACTAAAATAGACGGAGATAATTAAATTTATACAGTCATAGAGTGTATTCTAGACAAAATTCCCGTAAAAATTACAGGGAATTATCAGGGAATTTATAAAATATTGCCAAACAACCCATTATTAATAAAAAATTAACCAAAATAGGTCTTTCCTTTCATTAAAAACAGGGATTTTTATCCTAATAAAGTAAAAATGAATTTTGTAAATTTTGGAAAAAACATGACAGATTCTTTAAGTATGTTGAGTAATAGCAAAAATTGTTATTTCACTTTTATCTGGTCCATAACACCAAAATATTCTAAATGCACCAGGAGTTTTATTTTCGACATAAGATTGAAAAGTTTCACCGCCAAAAGGACTTTTAACAGAGCTGTTTTTATGAGTATGTAAACCAGGATGTTTTGGGTTTTCTTCTAGTTTTTTAACTGCATTTTTGATTTTGGCAAGTTTTTTAGCTTGACCTGTCGTTTTAAGATTATTCAGGTCTTTTTTAGCCGTATCAGAGTATTTTATTTTATGCATCGTCTTCTTCGTCTTCTATATCATTCCAAAAATCTTCTTCCAATTCTGAAATTTTTCCGTCTGATACGTCTTCTAATCCTTTTTTTACAGTTGCCAGAGCTACAGGATTTTTGTACAACCAAGCTTCTTCAGGATGGATTTCTATGTCTACAACAGGTCTAAGCAGTATAGTTCCATCTTCTTGGCGTATCGCCCTAAATGAAGTAACTTCTTCTGAATACAATTGTTTTAAGTTTATTCTGCCTCTTGAATCAACTTTAAGTTTTTTTTCTGGTACAGCCATTAATTTTAAACCTCATTTTTTAAACTTTTAATATAATTATATCATATTATGGGTTTGTTTCAAGTGGGTTTATTGCAAATAATCTTTACTCAAAAATCTTGGACAAAGCTTCGAATGTTAAAAAATGATGCAAAAAATCACATGCAAGTTTATGTATAAAATCTGTATAGTTATTCAGCGAATGGAGAGTTAGATGATTTTAGATAAAAAAATTATA
Proteins encoded in this region:
- a CDS encoding AI-2E family transporter; translation: MNTNKNYNIFKNLILYTFIILLGIIFYKLQFIVILFFAAFIVASAIDPLINFLSKKMPRHAAVVIVAVIGLILIALFLVPFINILMFQTLSFLKKAPVYSAKLIAFTSQTKDTGIIETLNFLGLGKWVEYAKHIGVLPSMTQIMTFASKLGQNILSSSIDMTKNFLSSIMFVFTMAMLTLFMLVDKKYLKSKILSFFPEETKERTTEILRMISKKVGGYVISQVIVISAVFILVSLGLFLIKVEFALILGVIAAILELIPVIGPIITIVLIGLVALAQKPVLAIFALVVYGVIQWLIDNVIRPFVVSKFLKMHPLTFIFSLLAGATFFGVAGLLLAPPAVATICVLIDELYLNNVDA
- the pgeF gene encoding peptidoglycan editing factor PgeF, which codes for MIHAFTTRIGGKTPSPLESFSMGTAANPELLSYVEENRKKICEIIGLKYENLIIPEQKHTDNIKIVSSSDDDVSNCDGLITEVPELVLMLLFADCVPVIIYAPDKKVISVVHAGWRGTAKSIVKKTVNILDTEFNADIKKIKAIIAPSIGQCCYPVSKEVSDELKITITKDCDNIFARNMDNINIVNVDLKKLNARQLEEAGVINIDKSDNCTCCMNSVFYSYRAENGKTGRHAAIASLKK
- a CDS encoding tyrosine-protein phosphatase; its protein translation is MIITSLNTVNLNIPAKKNSKISTPVSFNGIVRPSKLFKTQGSLYNKFHVFWVDVKRNYNVYDFDNAGKIKNNSLLKLPIIQEAFDFCELKLKNVQKVSDKYFRGGVITCEYDILRLKRKGVTDIINLLETQKFNPKLADFAEKQGMKYHRIALRPPYGIPNEQQIEQFSKIISKARGAIYIHCLHGKDRTGVMTFIYEMDNLKKNAEPVIKNMVKNGLHVKKNPFIIKFLEQRYPTAFDKLNKLTT